One stretch of Cohnella algarum DNA includes these proteins:
- a CDS encoding DDE-type integrase/transposase/recombinase, whose translation MDEQARQQEANFRYGLIASLVSRKLDPGEQMALMREIVSHEYETSSGQRRRISLRTLERYLKAYREGGWEALLPSVRADKLTTREIPEDVLAKAIALKQEQPGRSVRQIIAILELAAFVAPGTLKESTLSKQLRRRGATRKALLNTGWSHFRRFEATHRNSMWQGDVQHTLYLPHPDKPGKKVMAYLVIFIDDYSRFVVHGQFYFEERVARLEDCLKKAILKNGVPEMIYVDNGAIYSSHHFERICGRLGAELKHTRPGRPMGRGKQEKFFRFVDQSFVPEAYDLIEQGKIQTLNDLNRFFSAWLEIAYHQKVHNSFKQRPVDRYQKDDHPIRMLPPHELIEVFLLEESRKVDKTGCISLLGTIFEVQTELAGSKIQVRFDPHDLSVIQVWKDGQRYEDAKPMKLRDPKNRPKQDEPKAVMQPPKTGLNYVELLVEEQKRQTREAQGAALSRAMKEVKRS comes from the coding sequence ATGGATGAGCAAGCAAGGCAGCAAGAAGCCAACTTCCGTTATGGCTTAATTGCATCACTGGTTAGCCGCAAATTGGATCCCGGAGAACAGATGGCGTTGATGCGCGAAATTGTAAGCCATGAGTATGAAACGTCGTCGGGACAGCGAAGGAGAATTAGTCTACGAACGCTTGAGCGATATTTAAAAGCGTATCGCGAAGGCGGATGGGAGGCGCTGTTGCCCTCCGTCCGAGCAGACAAACTCACGACCAGGGAAATCCCCGAGGATGTGCTTGCCAAAGCGATTGCCTTAAAGCAGGAGCAACCCGGCCGAAGCGTCAGGCAGATTATTGCGATTCTGGAACTGGCGGCATTCGTGGCCCCCGGCACCCTGAAAGAAAGCACGCTTAGCAAGCAGCTTCGCCGCCGCGGCGCCACGCGCAAAGCGTTACTGAATACGGGGTGGAGCCACTTTCGCCGGTTTGAAGCCACGCACCGAAATAGCATGTGGCAAGGCGATGTGCAGCATACCCTTTACCTTCCGCATCCGGACAAGCCCGGCAAGAAGGTCATGGCCTATCTGGTTATTTTCATTGACGATTACTCTCGCTTCGTTGTGCATGGCCAGTTCTATTTCGAGGAACGTGTGGCCCGGCTGGAGGATTGCCTGAAGAAGGCGATTTTAAAGAACGGAGTGCCGGAAATGATCTATGTCGATAACGGCGCCATCTATTCTTCACACCATTTTGAGCGGATTTGCGGGCGACTGGGGGCAGAGCTTAAGCATACTCGCCCCGGACGTCCTATGGGACGCGGGAAGCAAGAAAAGTTCTTCCGATTTGTCGACCAGAGCTTTGTGCCGGAGGCATACGACCTGATTGAACAAGGGAAGATCCAGACGCTTAACGATTTGAATCGATTCTTCTCGGCGTGGCTTGAGATTGCTTACCACCAGAAAGTCCACAACAGCTTTAAGCAGCGCCCAGTCGACCGATACCAAAAAGACGACCACCCGATTCGCATGTTGCCGCCGCATGAACTCATAGAAGTATTCTTGCTGGAGGAATCCCGCAAAGTGGACAAAACGGGATGCATCTCGCTGCTGGGCACGATATTCGAGGTCCAGACAGAGCTTGCCGGCTCGAAGATTCAGGTGCGATTCGATCCGCACGACCTGTCCGTCATCCAGGTGTGGAAGGACGGCCAGCGCTATGAAGACGCGAAGCCAATGAAGCTCCGCGATCCGAAAAACCGGCCGAAGCAGGATGAACCGAAGGCCGTCATGCAACCGCCGAAGACGGGCCTCAACTATGTGGAATTATTGGTGGAAGAACAGAAACGGCAGACCCGCGAAGCGCAAGGCGCTGCGCTTTCGCGAGCGATGAAAGAGGTGAAACGCTCATGA
- a CDS encoding ExeA family protein: protein MIRGFFGWERVPFTREIETRHLHRSKRFEECVARMQYMVMTRSIGCVTGEIGCGKSTAVRYLKDQLDPNKYRFIYLSDANLKPRDFYRELLHHFGLPPKFLRSEAKRQFQHLVWDLYENQQKVAVIVVDEAHLLSGDMLQEIRFLTNFRMDSISPLALLLIGQPELQATLQLRIFKPITQRMNVRFHLEGLSLEECRDYISHQLEVAGSTGPVFTTEAMDAIYAHARGICREINNVCTAALLDAVLRKDKMIDTVHVTRILAEFKEQ from the coding sequence ATGATTCGTGGTTTCTTCGGGTGGGAGCGCGTTCCGTTCACCCGGGAGATTGAAACACGGCATCTGCACCGCTCCAAGCGATTCGAAGAATGTGTAGCACGGATGCAGTATATGGTGATGACTCGCTCGATTGGCTGCGTCACCGGTGAAATTGGCTGCGGCAAGTCGACAGCCGTTCGCTACTTGAAAGACCAACTGGATCCGAACAAGTACCGGTTTATCTATCTGTCGGATGCGAATCTGAAACCAAGGGACTTTTACCGTGAACTCCTCCACCACTTCGGCTTGCCGCCCAAGTTTCTGCGCAGCGAAGCCAAACGGCAATTCCAGCACCTCGTATGGGATTTGTACGAGAACCAGCAGAAGGTCGCCGTTATTGTCGTGGATGAAGCGCACCTGCTTTCAGGAGACATGCTGCAAGAAATACGCTTTTTGACGAATTTTCGTATGGACTCGATTTCGCCGCTTGCCCTGCTGCTCATTGGACAGCCGGAACTACAGGCCACGTTGCAACTGAGAATCTTCAAGCCGATTACACAGCGGATGAACGTGCGTTTTCATTTGGAAGGCTTGTCGCTCGAGGAGTGCCGCGATTACATCTCCCACCAATTGGAGGTTGCCGGAAGTACAGGGCCGGTGTTTACGACAGAAGCGATGGACGCCATATACGCGCATGCTCGGGGGATATGCCGAGAGATAAATAACGTCTGCACCGCTGCGCTTCTGGATGCAGTGCTGCGAAAAGACAAAATGATTGATACCGTCCATGTGACGAGGATCCTAGCTGAATTTAAGGAACAGTGA
- a CDS encoding DUF5348 domain-containing protein, with product MNEIRFHGDTERWNVYDGEELLCSLRCGDAVMIQVGKHFLPSNLELDTDWYVKFGNSKFWLHRHAKYRVRPLF from the coding sequence ATGAATGAGATACGATTTCATGGAGATACCGAGCGTTGGAACGTGTACGATGGAGAAGAGTTGCTTTGCTCGCTACGTTGTGGTGATGCCGTGATGATTCAAGTAGGAAAGCACTTCTTGCCATCCAACCTTGAGCTCGATACGGACTGGTACGTGAAGTTTGGAAATTCGAAGTTCTGGCTCCACCGACATGCCAAGTACCGCGTCCGACCGCTGTTCTAA
- a CDS encoding helix-turn-helix domain-containing protein, which produces MIVIEIGGLGRKQDFIKLDIGRVQAYELIKAGEFRSVKIGRSIRISKKVFLNWFEGNEAS; this is translated from the coding sequence TTGATTGTCATTGAAATAGGTGGCCTTGGACGAAAACAAGATTTCATTAAACTAGATATCGGGAGAGTGCAAGCGTACGAGCTAATCAAAGCTGGAGAATTTCGTAGTGTCAAAATTGGAAGAAGTATTCGTATCAGTAAGAAGGTTTTTCTTAACTGGTTCGAAGGCAATGAGGCTTCATAA
- a CDS encoding S-layer homology domain-containing protein, which produces MSVKKITSLFITAILLFSMFGTASAALPGYGEELQNAPSGTSTVTFTDVPTTHWASKYISEMASRKVLEGYPDGKFRPENQVSRAEFATIIVKASGLQAKKVNYSSFSDVKPTDWYSPFIEAVKDYMTGYRTADGSYIFNPTAPALREDITVALVKLKGYDVSRLANRSIIEAMFKDYAGISEAAKDYVAVAVENGLVSGYQDETFRPQASITRAEAATLLWRAYQYGNDNKSVGGGNQTTTTTPTPPVTQPTSPTTQQPPLPVKFSVDTLVGGLGKGQIDGPVRQAKISEVQSMVIDKDNNIFFLDGDDRNFLKIRKFNNANGTVETKTIDRCHRRDIIDPPAPE; this is translated from the coding sequence ATGTCAGTGAAGAAAATAACTTCTTTATTCATCACAGCAATATTATTGTTCAGTATGTTCGGAACGGCATCGGCGGCACTGCCTGGGTACGGTGAAGAATTGCAGAATGCACCATCCGGTACATCGACCGTTACCTTTACAGACGTACCGACTACGCATTGGGCGAGCAAATACATATCGGAAATGGCATCCCGGAAAGTCCTCGAAGGTTACCCGGATGGCAAGTTCAGACCGGAAAATCAAGTATCCCGAGCCGAATTCGCTACGATCATTGTCAAAGCGTCGGGTCTTCAAGCGAAGAAAGTAAACTATTCATCGTTCAGCGATGTTAAACCGACAGATTGGTACTCGCCTTTCATCGAGGCTGTTAAAGATTATATGACGGGTTATCGTACCGCCGACGGGAGCTACATTTTCAACCCGACAGCCCCGGCATTACGTGAAGATATCACGGTCGCACTTGTAAAACTCAAGGGATACGACGTTTCCCGCCTTGCGAACCGGAGTATTATTGAGGCCATGTTCAAGGACTATGCAGGTATTTCCGAAGCCGCCAAGGATTACGTTGCAGTCGCTGTTGAAAATGGGCTCGTATCCGGTTATCAGGATGAAACATTCCGTCCGCAGGCTTCGATAACCCGTGCTGAGGCCGCTACATTGCTCTGGAGAGCTTATCAATACGGTAATGATAACAAAAGTGTTGGCGGCGGAAATCAAACGACCACAACAACGCCTACGCCGCCGGTAACGCAACCGACTTCACCGACAACGCAACAACCACCCCTGCCAGTGAAGTTTAGCGTGGATACCTTGGTGGGCGGACTCGGGAAAGGCCAAATCGATGGGCCAGTCAGACAAGCAAAAATTTCCGAAGTTCAAAGTATGGTTATCGATAAGGATAACAACATTTTCTTTCTTGATGGGGACGACAGGAACTTTTTGAAAATACGCAAATTCAACAATGCCAATGGTACAGTGGAAACAAAGACCATTGACCGGTGTCACCGCCGGGATATAATTGACCCACCAGCGCCGGAATGA
- the istA gene encoding IS21 family transposase, with the protein MLRSGTVIRLHELQASGKSIREIMRETGHSRNTIRKYLRADGIPEPNSRKKRASKLDPFKSLLDQYLARGIFNCEVLLRLLKDQGYSGGITIIKDYVKPNRPPKQAPAVQRYETKPGQQAQVDWKICEYVDLNGDVRKIPVFAMVLGYSRLTYMEFSKRCDIHSFLRCMMNALEYFGGVPKTMLTDQMKTVILGMGDDRKPRWHPLFEDFAATIGMVPKVCRVRRPQTKGKVERSVQFIEQNFMPGRQFTDLGDLNRQLRQWCDEQNRRIHGTTGERPIDRLAHEALGPLPTPERWAKYRFEPRKVSRDGFVSYDGVRYGVPWRYNCREVKVREVNGHVEIYFEKQLIARHEKRYRSRTLVMCENQYTNLSTTQGYAYPRPQGIQVPEQDVEVRPLDVYDRLMEVGA; encoded by the coding sequence ATGCTAAGGAGTGGGACAGTGATTAGATTACATGAACTTCAAGCTAGCGGCAAGAGTATCCGTGAGATCATGCGGGAGACGGGTCATTCGAGAAATACGATTCGTAAATATCTAAGAGCCGATGGTATCCCTGAACCCAATTCCCGCAAGAAAAGAGCATCAAAACTCGATCCATTCAAGTCCCTGTTGGATCAGTACTTGGCCAGAGGCATATTCAATTGTGAGGTGCTTTTACGCCTGTTAAAAGATCAAGGCTACAGCGGCGGGATCACGATCATCAAGGACTATGTGAAACCGAATCGTCCTCCAAAACAGGCGCCGGCAGTACAACGCTACGAAACGAAGCCCGGACAGCAAGCGCAGGTGGACTGGAAGATTTGCGAGTACGTTGATCTAAACGGCGATGTCCGGAAGATCCCTGTCTTCGCTATGGTTTTGGGATATTCCCGCCTGACATACATGGAGTTTTCGAAGCGCTGCGACATTCACAGCTTCCTACGCTGTATGATGAACGCCCTTGAGTATTTTGGAGGCGTTCCGAAAACGATGCTTACCGACCAGATGAAAACCGTCATACTCGGTATGGGCGATGATCGTAAGCCGCGCTGGCATCCGTTGTTCGAGGACTTCGCTGCAACCATAGGTATGGTCCCTAAGGTGTGCCGCGTGCGACGTCCGCAAACCAAGGGCAAGGTTGAACGTAGCGTTCAGTTCATCGAGCAGAACTTCATGCCGGGAAGACAATTCACGGATCTCGGAGATCTGAACCGCCAGCTTCGGCAATGGTGTGACGAACAGAATCGCCGTATTCACGGCACAACCGGCGAAAGACCGATCGACCGTCTGGCCCATGAAGCGTTGGGGCCGTTACCAACTCCGGAGCGCTGGGCGAAGTACCGATTCGAGCCTCGGAAGGTCAGCCGGGACGGATTCGTGAGCTACGACGGCGTACGTTACGGTGTTCCTTGGAGATACAACTGTCGTGAAGTGAAAGTGCGGGAAGTGAACGGCCATGTTGAAATTTATTTCGAGAAGCAGCTCATCGCACGGCATGAGAAGAGGTACCGATCACGAACGCTTGTGATGTGCGAGAACCAGTACACTAACCTGAGCACTACTCAAGGCTATGCCTACCCAAGGCCTCAAGGAATACAAGTGCCCGAGCAGGACGTAGAGGTGCGACCACTTGATGTCTACGATCGCCTCATGGAGGTGGGCGCATGA
- the istB gene encoding IS21-like element helper ATPase IstB, whose protein sequence is MIELEQARLRLEELGLDQAAEALDAKLEAASRNQSTYLSFLNELLEAEILERQRRNVEVRMKLSHLPYRRTLTEFDFSFQPGLDERLIRELAALTFVGRQENVLFLGPPGVGKTHLAVAIAMEAIGQGLPVYFVSLAQLVGDLRKAYEENRLDKRMRVYLRPRILIVDEVGYLPLDPLAANLFFQLVCARYEKSSMILTSNKSFGEWGELMGDTVLATAVLDRLLHHSHVVNIRGNSYRLKEKLKTGIYSAPSAQVGQKYPGASGSN, encoded by the coding sequence ATGATTGAACTCGAACAAGCTCGCCTCCGTCTGGAGGAACTCGGCTTAGACCAAGCTGCCGAGGCTCTCGACGCAAAGCTGGAGGCCGCTAGCCGAAACCAAAGCACATACCTTTCATTCCTGAATGAACTGCTAGAAGCTGAAATTCTGGAGCGCCAGCGCCGAAACGTCGAAGTACGGATGAAGCTTTCGCATCTGCCGTACCGACGAACGCTAACCGAATTCGATTTCTCGTTTCAACCTGGGCTTGATGAGCGACTGATTCGGGAACTCGCCGCGCTAACGTTCGTCGGGAGGCAAGAGAACGTACTCTTTCTCGGCCCTCCTGGCGTCGGGAAAACCCATTTGGCCGTTGCAATTGCGATGGAGGCGATAGGACAAGGTTTACCGGTGTATTTTGTATCGCTGGCCCAGTTGGTTGGCGATTTACGGAAGGCGTACGAGGAAAACCGACTGGACAAGCGAATGAGGGTTTATCTTCGCCCTCGGATCCTCATTGTCGATGAGGTGGGCTACCTCCCCCTCGATCCGCTGGCTGCGAACCTGTTCTTCCAATTGGTCTGTGCTCGTTACGAAAAAAGCAGCATGATTCTTACCAGTAACAAAAGCTTTGGCGAATGGGGTGAGCTCATGGGGGACACAGTTCTGGCGACGGCCGTGCTCGATCGCCTCCTCCACCATTCCCATGTTGTGAATATCCGTGGGAACAGCTACAGGCTTAAGGAAAAACTAAAAACCGGAATCTATTCGGCACCAAGCGCGCAGGTGGGTCAAAAATATCCCGGCGCTAGTGGGTCAAATTAA